A section of the Novosphingobium sp. G106 genome encodes:
- the copC gene encoding copper homeostasis periplasmic binding protein CopC produces the protein MEKSMFRKTVFAVAMAASVLAATAVQAHPKLDSTTPAANAVVAAPTRIQLVFSEALVAQFSGIDLTMTEMPGMKMGPMKMNGVKATVGADGKTLVASLAKPLPVGTYRVDYHVVSADTHRIQGSYTFKVQ, from the coding sequence ATGGAGAAATCGATGTTTCGTAAAACAGTTTTTGCCGTCGCCATGGCGGCGTCTGTCCTCGCCGCTACCGCTGTTCAGGCCCACCCCAAGCTCGATAGCACAACGCCCGCGGCCAATGCCGTCGTCGCAGCCCCGACAAGGATCCAGCTCGTCTTTTCCGAAGCACTTGTCGCGCAATTTTCCGGGATCGACCTGACGATGACGGAAATGCCCGGCATGAAAATGGGGCCCATGAAGATGAACGGCGTCAAGGCGACCGTGGGTGCGGACGGCAAGACGCTCGTCGCGTCGCTTGCCAAGCCGTTGCCGGTTGGAACCTACAGGGTCGATTATCACGTCGTCTCTGCCGACACCCATCGCATTCAGGGCAGCTACACCTTCAAGGTCCAGTAA
- a CDS encoding cytochrome c has protein sequence MANSRKTWLRKHFPSVGFIAATALVGGALVGIVVYVGAYDIGADAPHTKPVYWLIEQLRDRSIAVRSRNVSVPANLMDLKRLQSGAGLYTEMCSGCHLGPGLEKSEISQGLYPRAPELFREQQRSPKAQFWIIKHGVKLTAMPAWGKTHSDELIWDMVAFVRQLPRMTPAQYQAAIASAPEDHDAMMKDMPGMKNMMP, from the coding sequence ATGGCAAATTCGAGGAAGACATGGCTGCGCAAGCACTTCCCGAGCGTGGGCTTCATTGCCGCGACGGCGCTGGTCGGCGGAGCGCTGGTCGGGATCGTTGTATATGTCGGAGCCTATGACATAGGGGCCGATGCGCCGCACACCAAACCGGTTTATTGGCTCATAGAGCAGCTTCGTGATCGTTCGATCGCCGTCCGGTCTCGCAATGTGAGTGTCCCCGCCAACCTGATGGATCTAAAACGGCTGCAGAGCGGCGCGGGGCTTTACACCGAGATGTGCAGTGGCTGCCATCTCGGGCCGGGACTGGAAAAGTCGGAGATCAGCCAGGGTCTCTACCCCAGGGCTCCGGAGCTTTTTCGGGAGCAGCAGAGATCGCCAAAAGCGCAATTCTGGATCATCAAGCATGGGGTCAAGCTGACCGCGATGCCGGCTTGGGGTAAGACGCACAGCGACGAACTGATCTGGGACATGGTGGCTTTCGTGCGGCAACTGCCACGTATGACGCCCGCCCAATATCAGGCGGCAATTGCCAGTGCGCCCGAAGACCATGACGCGATGATGAAGGATATGCCTGGCATGAAGAATATGATGCCCTAG
- a CDS encoding periplasmic heavy metal sensor — MKPKLLFLVAIVAFVAAVAGVFLGRYFFPQPKAAGVELHDVLHSQLDLDDRQKAQIELLEQRFAVRRRALELEMRADNARLASAIEIEHGNGPRVAAAVDQSHQAMGELQKETLGHIFAMRQILRPDQAKTFDQAVVHALTDDAR, encoded by the coding sequence GTGAAGCCGAAGCTGCTCTTTCTGGTCGCAATCGTCGCCTTTGTTGCGGCCGTTGCAGGGGTGTTCCTTGGTCGGTACTTCTTCCCGCAGCCCAAGGCAGCCGGCGTCGAACTCCACGACGTATTGCACAGCCAGCTCGATCTGGACGACCGTCAGAAGGCCCAGATCGAGCTGCTCGAGCAGCGCTTCGCCGTGCGCCGACGCGCACTGGAGCTCGAAATGAGAGCAGACAATGCGCGTCTCGCATCCGCGATCGAAATCGAACATGGTAACGGACCGCGTGTTGCGGCGGCCGTCGATCAGTCGCATCAGGCGATGGGCGAGCTGCAAAAGGAAACGCTCGGCCATATCTTCGCGATGCGTCAGATCTTGCGTCCTGATCAGGCCAAGACGTTCGATCAGGCGGTGGTACATGCGCTCACCGACGATGCACGGTGA
- a CDS encoding RNA polymerase sigma factor, translating into MSLDLRACSDGELAALTLAGRQPAFAEIMHRHQSAIFRLVRGLVGNAEDALDLTQDCFVSAFSHLRKYDGARPLRAWLSRIAINKCRDWRRRQKVRQLFTFSFATSDDEIEQVPDEAPSAHASAGSKMELKRMAAAISALPASLREVLLLRTVEGLSQSEAATALSISGKAVETRLYRARSRLTEILAEE; encoded by the coding sequence GTGAGTCTGGATCTTCGCGCGTGCTCGGACGGTGAACTTGCGGCGCTGACGCTCGCGGGTCGGCAGCCGGCCTTCGCTGAGATCATGCATCGGCACCAGTCAGCGATATTTCGACTGGTGCGCGGCCTCGTGGGGAATGCCGAGGACGCGCTTGACCTCACCCAGGACTGCTTCGTCTCCGCGTTCAGCCATCTGCGAAAATATGATGGCGCGCGACCGCTCCGGGCTTGGTTGTCCCGGATAGCGATCAACAAATGCCGTGACTGGCGCCGTCGCCAGAAGGTACGTCAGCTCTTCACGTTCAGTTTTGCCACTTCCGACGACGAGATTGAGCAAGTGCCGGATGAGGCTCCCTCCGCGCATGCCAGTGCTGGCTCAAAAATGGAGCTCAAGCGAATGGCCGCCGCAATCAGCGCGTTGCCGGCCTCGTTGCGAGAAGTTCTGCTGCTCCGCACCGTCGAAGGGCTGAGCCAGTCGGAAGCGGCAACTGCGCTCTCGATCAGCGGCAAGGCGGTCGAGACCCGCCTCTACCGTGCGCGGTCGCGCCTTACGGAAATCTTGGCCGAGGAATGA
- a CDS encoding copper resistance system multicopper oxidase encodes MPPVLNRRDLFRGAALTGGGLALSAWMPAWAKPVSAGIVKPLPTVTGNDITLKIAHQMMMIDGRASHAIGINGTVPAPLIRLRQGQTVRLSVINDLEEDSSIHWHGLLVPFQFDGVPGISFPGIKPRSTFVYEFPIVQAGTYWYHSHSGLQEQMGHYGPIVIDPEGEDTIRSDREHVIVLSDHSQMHPHAIFRKLKQVGGGYFNYQRQTLASLLAKEDQPLKERLDWGNMRMDPTDVSDVTGSTYTYLVNGHGPQDNWTALFRPGERVRLRFVNASAMTTFNVRIPGLKFTVVQADGLNVRPVEVDEFQIAVAETYDVIVTPTDDRAYTLVGESVDRSGMARATLAPREGMSAEVPALRKRPLANMKDMGMGDMDMSGMEGMDHSAMGHDMSASGAAAGGMAGMNMESGASMPAMDKPAGGSMANMPGMGAPIGDAMGGMAMGGMGGMNMRDASKAPQVKMGPGVQTISPMPMDRTGEPGQGLEDVGHRVLVYRDLMAVDRNPDVRAPDRAMEIHLTGNMERYMWSFDGVKLSDKSEPIPFIENERVRVTLVNDTMMSHPIHLHGHFFELVTGHGEYSPRKHTVNVAPGGKVSFDLTANAIGDWAFHCHMLYHMHAGMMRVVSVRPRGDGA; translated from the coding sequence ATGCCCCCGGTATTGAACCGCCGCGACCTTTTCCGCGGCGCCGCGCTGACCGGCGGTGGTCTGGCTCTGTCGGCCTGGATGCCGGCATGGGCTAAGCCCGTTTCGGCCGGGATCGTGAAGCCGCTCCCGACCGTGACCGGCAACGATATCACGCTCAAGATCGCGCATCAGATGATGATGATCGACGGCCGGGCAAGCCATGCCATCGGAATCAATGGCACTGTTCCTGCTCCCCTGATCCGTTTGCGTCAGGGCCAGACCGTGCGCCTGTCGGTGATCAATGATCTCGAGGAAGATAGCTCGATCCACTGGCATGGCCTGTTGGTGCCCTTCCAGTTCGATGGCGTGCCCGGGATCAGCTTCCCCGGCATCAAACCAAGGTCGACCTTCGTCTACGAGTTCCCCATCGTTCAGGCGGGCACATATTGGTATCATAGCCATTCGGGGCTGCAGGAGCAGATGGGCCATTATGGGCCGATCGTAATCGATCCTGAAGGCGAGGACACAATCCGCTCGGACCGCGAGCATGTCATCGTGCTCTCCGACCATAGCCAGATGCACCCGCACGCGATTTTCCGGAAGCTCAAGCAGGTCGGCGGGGGCTATTTCAACTATCAGCGCCAAACGCTGGCCAGTCTCCTGGCCAAGGAAGACCAACCACTCAAGGAACGTCTCGACTGGGGCAATATGCGTATGGACCCGACCGACGTTTCCGATGTCACGGGTTCGACCTACACCTATCTCGTCAATGGGCATGGCCCGCAGGACAATTGGACTGCGCTTTTCCGGCCCGGCGAGCGCGTCCGGCTGCGTTTCGTCAACGCCTCTGCGATGACGACATTCAATGTCAGGATTCCCGGCCTCAAATTTACGGTCGTTCAGGCCGACGGTCTCAATGTCAGGCCCGTCGAGGTCGATGAGTTCCAGATCGCGGTGGCCGAGACCTATGACGTCATCGTCACCCCGACCGACGATCGCGCCTATACGCTGGTCGGCGAATCCGTCGATCGGTCGGGCATGGCCCGCGCCACCCTGGCCCCGCGCGAAGGCATGTCGGCCGAAGTGCCGGCGCTCCGCAAACGCCCCCTCGCCAATATGAAAGACATGGGCATGGGGGATATGGACATGAGCGGCATGGAAGGCATGGACCACTCAGCGATGGGACATGACATGTCGGCAAGCGGGGCCGCCGCGGGCGGTATGGCTGGAATGAACATGGAATCCGGGGCCTCGATGCCCGCAATGGACAAGCCGGCCGGTGGTTCGATGGCGAACATGCCTGGAATGGGTGCGCCTATCGGTGACGCGATGGGCGGCATGGCGATGGGCGGAATGGGCGGCATGAATATGCGCGACGCCAGCAAAGCCCCGCAGGTCAAGATGGGGCCTGGTGTGCAGACGATTTCACCTATGCCGATGGATCGCACGGGAGAGCCCGGACAGGGCCTCGAAGATGTCGGGCACCGTGTTCTGGTCTATCGCGATCTCATGGCGGTCGACCGCAATCCCGACGTGCGGGCACCCGACCGGGCGATGGAAATCCATCTGACCGGGAATATGGAACGCTATATGTGGTCATTCGACGGGGTGAAGCTCAGTGACAAGAGCGAGCCAATTCCGTTTATCGAAAACGAAAGGGTCCGCGTCACGCTCGTGAACGACACGATGATGTCGCACCCGATCCATCTTCATGGTCATTTTTTCGAGCTGGTGACGGGGCATGGCGAGTATTCACCGCGCAAGCACACGGTCAATGTCGCGCCGGGGGGTAAGGTAAGTTTTGATCTCACCGCTAACGCTATCGGCGATTGGGCGTTCCACTGCCATATGCTCTACCACATGCATGCCGGGATGATGCGCGTCGTCTCTGTCCGTCCCCGGGGAGATGGCGCATGA
- a CDS encoding copper resistance protein B, translated as MKSLLLLIAAAPLALAVPANAQSMQNMPGMNMPMAQPPAKKKPAARPARQAKRATAAKPPRRPAPTTRRAPAAKPKPAAHGMSGMGAMPGMDMPASRLPAAPDAHAGHDMSSMPGMATPEAAGGAMKHDMPGMNMPSDTGGQPMQHDMSSMPGMSMAGHGAGGTSLAPGNAPAPPPPSDHYADRIYGNGEMAASRTMLHNEHGGSSTSMILFNLAEYQVRNGRDGYRWDGEAWFGKDLDRFVIKTEGEGAFREGVDSAEVQALYSRALDPYWNVQAGVRYDFKPNPSRTYATIGIEGVAPYWFETEAALFLSNKGEVLGRIEGYYDQRITQRLILQPRVELNLSAQNVPETRIGSGLSNAELGLRLRYEVRREFAPYIGVSYDRKFGQTADYARADGKDVKATSFVIGVRTWF; from the coding sequence ATGAAGTCGCTTCTTCTCCTGATCGCCGCGGCGCCGCTCGCCCTCGCGGTACCGGCCAACGCACAATCGATGCAAAATATGCCCGGCATGAACATGCCGATGGCTCAACCGCCAGCAAAGAAGAAGCCAGCGGCAAGGCCGGCACGTCAGGCTAAACGCGCAACCGCCGCGAAGCCGCCTCGTAGACCCGCGCCCACCACGCGTCGTGCACCCGCTGCAAAGCCCAAGCCCGCGGCGCACGGCATGTCAGGGATGGGCGCTATGCCCGGAATGGACATGCCAGCCAGCAGGTTGCCTGCAGCGCCCGATGCCCATGCCGGACACGACATGTCCAGCATGCCTGGCATGGCAACGCCCGAGGCGGCGGGCGGCGCAATGAAGCACGATATGCCGGGCATGAACATGCCGTCAGACACTGGCGGTCAGCCGATGCAGCACGATATGTCGTCAATGCCTGGCATGTCGATGGCAGGCCATGGCGCAGGGGGTACGAGCCTTGCGCCGGGCAACGCTCCCGCGCCACCGCCTCCGAGTGATCACTATGCCGACCGGATATACGGAAATGGCGAGATGGCCGCTTCACGCACCATGCTTCACAATGAACATGGCGGCAGCTCTACCTCGATGATCCTGTTCAATCTGGCGGAATATCAGGTCCGGAACGGCCGCGACGGCTATCGCTGGGATGGCGAGGCGTGGTTCGGCAAGGATCTCGATCGGTTCGTGATCAAGACCGAAGGGGAGGGCGCCTTTCGCGAAGGGGTCGACAGTGCCGAGGTCCAGGCGCTCTACAGCCGTGCGCTCGATCCCTATTGGAACGTGCAGGCCGGCGTCCGATACGATTTCAAACCCAACCCGTCCCGAACGTATGCGACGATCGGAATCGAGGGGGTTGCACCTTATTGGTTCGAGACGGAAGCCGCTTTGTTCCTGTCGAACAAGGGCGAGGTGCTGGGGCGGATCGAGGGCTATTATGATCAGCGCATTACCCAACGCCTGATCCTGCAGCCCCGCGTCGAATTGAACCTCTCGGCTCAAAACGTGCCCGAGACCCGGATCGGATCGGGGCTGTCCAACGCCGAGTTGGGGTTGCGCCTGCGCTACGAGGTCCGCCGCGAGTTCGCTCCCTACATCGGCGTTTCCTACGACCGTAAGTTTGGGCAGACGGCGGACTATGCGCGGGCCGATGGAAAGGACGTCAAGGCGACGAGCTTTGTCATTGGCGTGCGGACCTGGTTCTGA
- a CDS encoding DUF305 domain-containing protein, producing MMKNAYASLALQTLVGGIIMYLVMFVMIDSLGSFYNNLNMLYMTLMMVAPMVVLMILAMGHMFPSRAMNAALLIGSIAVFIGCFALIRTQTTIGDRAFLRSMIPHHSGAILMCKKASLTDPQIVRLCGEIKESQRREIDDMKAMLARQ from the coding sequence ATGATGAAAAACGCGTATGCAAGCCTCGCCCTGCAGACCCTTGTCGGCGGCATCATCATGTATCTGGTGATGTTCGTCATGATCGACAGTCTGGGGAGTTTCTACAACAACCTCAATATGCTCTACATGACGCTGATGATGGTGGCGCCGATGGTGGTGCTGATGATCCTCGCGATGGGTCACATGTTTCCATCAAGGGCAATGAATGCGGCGCTCCTGATCGGCTCGATCGCGGTTTTCATCGGCTGTTTCGCCCTGATCCGGACCCAGACCACAATCGGGGATCGCGCGTTCCTGCGCTCGATGATCCCGCATCATTCAGGCGCAATCCTGATGTGCAAGAAGGCGTCGCTCACCGACCCACAGATCGTCAGGCTGTGCGGCGAGATCAAGGAATCCCAGCGGCGCGAGATCGACGATATGAAGGCCATGCTTGCGCGCCAATGA
- a CDS encoding DUF411 domain-containing protein, which produces MKRTRRLAILLALGFPSLAMAATDIVVHRGPGCGCCEQWTAQVRRLFGRQVTIVDDRQRSMLQRSQGVPPRLASCHTAIIDGMVFEGHVPITDMKRLLAQRPRGVTGLAVVGMPIGSPGMEVPGQPAQAFDVIAFGSAGQRVFAHHGG; this is translated from the coding sequence ATGAAGCGGACCCGTCGGCTCGCCATATTACTTGCGCTCGGTTTTCCTTCATTGGCCATGGCGGCAACGGACATCGTCGTGCATCGCGGTCCAGGTTGCGGATGCTGCGAGCAGTGGACGGCGCAGGTCCGTCGGCTGTTCGGGCGCCAGGTGACGATAGTCGACGACCGGCAGCGCTCGATGTTGCAGCGTTCGCAGGGCGTTCCCCCGCGTCTTGCCTCCTGCCACACGGCGATCATCGACGGCATGGTGTTCGAAGGTCATGTTCCCATCACCGATATGAAGCGACTGCTCGCGCAGCGTCCGCGTGGTGTGACGGGGCTTGCGGTTGTGGGCATGCCGATCGGTTCGCCTGGCATGGAAGTTCCTGGGCAACCGGCACAGGCTTTCGACGTCATCGCCTTCGGATCCGCTGGTCAGCGTGTCTTTGCGCATCACGGCGGGTGA
- a CDS encoding TolC family protein, protein MRMIVLAPLLAAIPGIAFAGPLTFDAALRQAKHDAPSIRAKTLGTDAARSARGAAGALPDPTLAVGIESFPISGPLAFQPNRDDFTMARVGVSQDIPNLAKRHAQQARADSDIKAAEADTAVEARTVEVGTALAWINLAYAERRLAALDDVLSRLERVVGTTTSAVASGNARPAQTLAGQQAVATMQDRRSELVSNVARARAILTRWTGDPTPEIAGPIPEFPVDGAELRAGLDRQPTIRMIDAQSGQADADVQMADAGRRSDFGVNLAYQRRDPRFGDYVSAGVTISLPFFTRNRQNAQIAEAQANAGRVMAQREAARRALASDLESDLADHVMHHEQWMRARDTLLPLADQRVTLETASYGAGRASLVEIADAYVALADATLTVLDREALVAADGARLTLTYRSEDR, encoded by the coding sequence ATGCGAATGATTGTTCTGGCGCCGCTGCTCGCGGCGATCCCCGGCATTGCCTTTGCCGGTCCGCTCACTTTCGATGCGGCGCTTCGCCAGGCGAAGCATGATGCTCCATCCATTCGAGCGAAGACACTTGGGACCGATGCCGCCCGTTCCGCGCGCGGTGCGGCGGGCGCGCTGCCCGATCCGACGCTGGCTGTGGGTATCGAGAGCTTTCCGATCTCGGGACCGCTCGCGTTCCAGCCCAATCGTGACGACTTCACGATGGCGCGGGTTGGGGTCAGTCAGGACATTCCCAATCTCGCCAAGCGCCATGCGCAGCAGGCGCGCGCCGATAGCGACATCAAGGCGGCCGAGGCGGATACCGCGGTCGAGGCGCGCACCGTTGAGGTCGGAACGGCCTTGGCTTGGATCAATCTCGCTTATGCCGAGCGCAGACTTGCCGCGCTCGACGATGTGCTGTCCCGGCTGGAGCGCGTGGTAGGGACCACGACCAGTGCGGTTGCTTCGGGCAACGCACGGCCGGCGCAGACGCTTGCCGGGCAGCAGGCGGTCGCGACGATGCAGGATCGCCGGAGCGAGCTGGTGTCCAATGTGGCGCGGGCACGGGCGATCCTGACCCGCTGGACCGGCGACCCCACGCCTGAGATCGCTGGACCAATCCCCGAGTTCCCGGTCGATGGGGCCGAACTGCGTGCCGGCCTCGATCGTCAACCAACCATCCGGATGATCGATGCCCAATCCGGGCAGGCGGATGCCGATGTCCAAATGGCCGATGCCGGCCGGCGGTCCGACTTCGGCGTCAACCTTGCCTACCAGCGTCGCGATCCCCGCTTCGGCGATTACGTTTCGGCCGGCGTGACAATCAGTCTGCCCTTCTTCACCCGCAATCGCCAGAACGCCCAGATCGCTGAGGCTCAGGCCAATGCCGGGCGGGTAATGGCCCAGCGCGAGGCTGCGCGGCGCGCGCTCGCCTCCGACCTCGAATCCGATCTCGCCGACCATGTCATGCACCATGAGCAGTGGATGCGCGCGCGGGATACGCTGCTCCCGCTCGCCGATCAGCGCGTCACATTGGAAACAGCCAGCTACGGAGCCGGACGCGCCAGTTTGGTCGAGATCGCCGACGCCTATGTCGCGCTGGCCGACGCGACCCTCACTGTCCTCGACCGCGAAGCCCTGGTCGCCGCCGACGGCGCCCGATTGACCCTCACATACCGGAGCGAAGACCGATGA
- a CDS encoding efflux RND transporter periplasmic adaptor subunit yields MSLEISPRARLGLAAALIALVAGGVGYGIAHLGGQREPPVQSGDAGRKVLYWYDPMVPQEHYNNPDTLSSMGMKTIPKYVDEGGGDAPGIRIDPATSQTLGLRTVAVRRGELASSLTATGTIGFNQRDVAIVQARAGGFVQRVYGRAPGDVVGAGAPLADILVPEWGGAQAEFLAVRRTGNAALTQAARQRLMLLGMAPGTIASVERTGRPHNVVTISTPTGGVIKTLEVRAGMTMTAGQTLAEVNGLGTVWLNAAVPEAIAGPLKPGQTVQATLAAFPGETISGRVSAILPETQVDSRTLTVRIELPNRGGRLRPGMFATVSFGGATQPVLLVPSEALIRTGKRTLVMLALDKGRYRPAEVQAGRESGDDTEILAGLSEGEKIVASGQFLIDSEASLSGVQARPIGSGTPPAAAKPAATAVLYETVGKIEQITATSVTLSHEPVPAIGWPAMTMTFQLPDPKIARGLKAGDRVRFGFDQPPAGPTVRRMVKVASQ; encoded by the coding sequence ATGAGCCTCGAGATATCACCGCGCGCCCGGCTGGGGCTTGCCGCCGCCCTGATCGCATTGGTGGCCGGTGGGGTAGGCTATGGCATCGCCCATCTGGGCGGGCAGCGGGAACCGCCAGTGCAGTCGGGAGATGCGGGTCGGAAGGTGCTCTACTGGTACGATCCGATGGTGCCGCAAGAGCATTACAACAATCCTGATACGCTTTCGTCGATGGGGATGAAGACTATCCCCAAATATGTCGACGAAGGCGGCGGCGACGCACCGGGTATCCGCATCGACCCGGCGACCTCGCAAACGCTGGGCCTCCGCACGGTCGCGGTTCGGCGCGGCGAGCTCGCCAGCAGCCTCACCGCCACCGGCACGATCGGCTTCAACCAGCGCGATGTCGCGATCGTGCAGGCGCGTGCAGGGGGATTCGTCCAGCGCGTCTATGGTCGCGCGCCGGGTGACGTGGTCGGCGCGGGCGCACCCCTTGCCGATATCCTGGTGCCAGAGTGGGGCGGCGCACAGGCCGAGTTTCTTGCGGTTCGCCGCACCGGCAACGCGGCGCTGACCCAGGCGGCGCGCCAACGGCTCATGTTGCTCGGCATGGCGCCGGGCACGATCGCTTCGGTCGAGCGAACGGGACGGCCGCACAATGTCGTGACGATCTCCACGCCGACAGGCGGGGTCATCAAGACGTTGGAGGTGCGGGCCGGCATGACCATGACGGCAGGACAGACGCTCGCGGAGGTCAACGGCCTCGGTACGGTCTGGCTCAATGCCGCCGTACCCGAAGCCATCGCCGGTCCACTCAAACCCGGACAAACCGTGCAGGCCACACTTGCCGCTTTCCCTGGCGAGACCATCTCCGGGCGTGTGTCGGCGATCCTGCCCGAGACCCAGGTCGACAGCCGAACGCTGACCGTCCGGATCGAGCTGCCTAATCGTGGCGGGCGTCTACGCCCCGGCATGTTCGCGACAGTGTCATTCGGCGGAGCCACGCAACCGGTATTGCTCGTACCGTCCGAAGCGCTGATCCGTACCGGCAAGCGGACCTTGGTGATGCTCGCGCTCGACAAGGGGCGCTACCGGCCCGCCGAGGTGCAAGCCGGGCGCGAATCCGGTGACGATACCGAGATATTGGCGGGTCTGAGCGAGGGTGAGAAAATCGTCGCGTCGGGCCAGTTCCTCATCGATTCCGAGGCGAGCCTGTCAGGAGTTCAGGCGCGGCCGATCGGCAGCGGCACGCCGCCGGCAGCCGCCAAACCCGCAGCTACCGCCGTGCTCTACGAGACCGTCGGCAAGATCGAACAGATCACCGCCACTTCGGTGACGCTCAGCCATGAGCCGGTGCCGGCGATCGGCTGGCCGGCGATGACAATGACCTTCCAGCTTCCCGATCCAAAGATCGCGCGTGGCCTGAAGGCGGGCGATCGTGTCCGCTTCGGCTTCGATCAACCTCCCGCGGGGCCAACGGTACGACGTATGGTGAAGGTGGCGAGCCAGTGA